The following are encoded together in the Glycine max cultivar Williams 82 chromosome 8, Glycine_max_v4.0, whole genome shotgun sequence genome:
- the ACS gene encoding 1-aminocyclopropane-1-carboxylate synthase has translation MGLMAANQTQLLSKMAIGDGHGEASPYFDGWKAYDENPFHPKENPNGVIQMGLAENQLTSDLVEDWILNNPEASICTPEGINDFRAIANFQDYHGLPEFRNAVAKFMGRTRGNRVTFDPDRIVMSGGATGAHEVTTFCLADPGDAFLVPIPYYPGFDRDLRWRTGIKLVPVMCDSSNNFKLTKQALEDAYEKAKEDNIRVKGMLITNPSNPLGTVMDRNTLRTVVSFINEKRIHLVSDEIYSATVFSRPSFISIAEILEEDTDIECDRNLVHIVYSLSKDMGFPGFRVGIIYSYNDAVVNCARKMSSFGLVSTQTQHLLASMLNDDEFVERFLEESAKRLAQRHRVFTSGLAKVGIKCLQSNAGLFVWMDLRQLLKKPTLDSEMELWRVIIHEVKINVSPGSSFHCTEPGWFRVCYANMDDMAVQIALQRIRTFVLQNKEVMVPNKKHCWHSNLRLSLKTRRFDDIMMSPHSPIPQSPLVKATI, from the exons ATGGGGTTGATGGCTGCGAACCAAACTCAATTGTTGTCTAAGATGGCCATCGGAGATGGACATGGTGAAGCATCCCCATATTTTGATGGATGGAAGGCTTATGATGAAAACCCCTTTCATCCCAAAGAGAATCCTAACGGGGTTATTCAAATGGGTCTTGCTGAGAATCAG CTTACTTCTGATTTGGTTGAAGATTGGATACTGAATAACCCAGAGGCCTCCATTTGCACTCCAGAAGGAATAAATGATTTCAGGGCAATAGCTAActttcaggattatcatggTCTACCCGAGTTCAGAAAT GCTGTGGCTAAATTCATGGGTAGAACAAGAGGAAACAGAGTCACGTTTGATCCTGATCGTATTGTCATGAGCGGTGGAGCAACTGGAGCACACGAAGTCACTACCTTTTGTTTGGCAGACCCCGGTGACGCATTTTTGGTGCCAATTCCTTATTATCCAGG TTTTGACCGGGATTTGAGGTGGAGAACAGGAATTAAACTTGTTCCAGTTATGTGCGATAGCTCAAACAATTTCAAGTTGACAAAGCAAGCATTGGAAGATGCGTATGAGAAAGCCAAAGAGGATAACATTAGAGTAAAGGGCATGCTCATCACCAATCCTTCAAACCCATTAGGCACAGTCATGGACAGAAACACACTAAGAACCGTGGTGAGCTTCATCAATGAGAAGCGTATCCATCTTGTATCTGATGAAATATACTCTGCAACAGTTTTTAGCCGTCCCAGTTTCATAAGCATTGCTGAGATACTAGAGGAAGACACAGACATCGAATGTGACCGCAACCTCGTTCACATTGTTTATAGTCTTTCAAAGGATATGGGGTTCCCTGGCTTCAGAGTTGGCATCATATACTCTTACAATGATGCTGTGGTCAATTGTGCACGCAAAATGTCAAGCTTTGGGTTGGTGTCAACACAGACTCAGCATCTTTTAGCATCAATGCTAAATGATGATGAGTTTGTGGAAAGGTTTCTGGAAGAGAGTGCAAAAAGGTTGGCACAAAGGCATAGAGTTTTCACTTCGGGGTTGGCCAAAGTTGGCATAAAGTGCTTGCAAAGCAATGCTGGTCTCTTTGTGTGGATGGATTTAAGGCAACTTCTCAAGAAGCCAACGCTTGACTCTGAAATGGAGCTTTGGAGAGTGATCATTCATGAGGTTAAGATCAATGTTTCACCTGGCTCTTCTTTCCATTGCACTGAGCCAGGGTGGTTTAGGGTGTGCTATGCCAACATGGATGATATGGCTGTGCAAATTGCATTGCAAAGAATTCGAACCTTCgtgcttcaaaacaaggagGTCATGGTTCCTAACAAGAAACATTGCTGGCACAGTAACTTGAGGTTGAGCCTCAAAACCAGAAGGTTTGATGATATCATGATGTCACCTCACTCCCCTATACCTCAGTCCCCTTTGGTTAAAGCCACAATTTGA